Proteins found in one Drosophila innubila isolate TH190305 chromosome X, UK_Dinn_1.0, whole genome shotgun sequence genomic segment:
- the LOC117793685 gene encoding protein folded gastrulation — protein sequence MATTTAKATATAATRRCMQPMLLLHTLLALTALQMMHSSLKGSGVEALPITSRPIEGNAQLLAWEEWQRLSPDQRTLEKEKKVTAKSIFTLPFRHCPPGHKQYGERCIPQINIDPTDLVKQELLELIGEGDAGNGSPTGNTDYDYSDSEGDNDSDELIFNVPLVPLMQTGQLPTLPSPPGAAAEDQALPSEDAPLKFNIFENKYPTAMETSLQPEPALNATVATTTVATGTATATTTPMPTIATMRGDALKTQRQRQRQPDNRIAEQFDDLQADASYAMPSTTSLSIPSSNSDAFGHIGNIEAIVLSASLPLHEKSSVQLVTSSSEANVNLNHNLNATANANADVDEFVEKETEADTEAETEAETEAETSAQALAQLLKADTLLPAFGSSLDLLPPFSHRRVSPLLSADLDDGDETAATDMAPTGDAVAATPTTTTTTATTTTPITTATATTPATTTTTATSATQTTNSSSTDDGYTPFWWLPNLGLRLDRQVDENGEDRSLLLRFFRTFRAGNTSTTSETSTTLPSRR from the exons atggcaacgacaacagcaaaagcaacagcaacagcagcaacaaggagGTGCATGCAAccaatgttgctgttgcacacTTTGCTGGCGCTGACGGCGCTGCAGATGATGCACAGCAGTCTGAAGGGAAGTGGCGTTGAGGCGCTGCCAATCACCTCGAGACCCATCGAGGGAAATGCCCAACTTCTGGCCTGGGAGGAATGGCAACGATTGTCGCCCGACCAGCGAACCCtagagaaggagaagaaggtGACGGCCAAGTCGATATTTACGCTGCCCTTCCGTCACTGTCCGCCGGGCCACAAACAGTACGGGGAGCGTTGCATACCGCAAATTAACATTGATCCCACCGATCTGGTGAAGCAGGAGTTGCTCGAACTGATTGGCGAGGGAGATGCCGGCAATGGCAGCCCAACTGGCAACACGGACTATGACTACAGTGACAGCGAAggcgacaacgacagcgatgAACTCATCTTCAATGTGCCCCTTGTGCCACTGATGCAAACGGGGCAGCTGCCAACGTTGCCAAGTCCTCCAGGCGCTGCTGCCGAGGATCAGGCCTTGCCCAGCGAGGATGCCCCCTTGAAGTTCAACATATTCGAGAATAAGTATCCCACGGCAATGGAGACTTCGCTGCAGCCCGAGCCTGCACTGAATGCAACAGTcgcgacaacaacagttgcaactggcacggcaacagcaacaaccacgcCCATGCCAACGATAGCAACCATGCGTGGAGATGCCCTAaagacacagagacagagacagcggcAGCCGGATAATCGTATCGCTGAGCAATTTGATGATCTACAGGCTGATGCCAGCTATGCCATGCCAAGTACAACCTCCCTCAGCAttcccagcagcaacagtgacGCATTTGGCCACATTGGCAACATTGAGGCTATTGTGTTGTCCGCGAGTTTGCCGTTGCATGAAAAGTCCTCGGTTCAACTGGTGACGAGTTCCAGCGAGGCAAATGTGAATCTGAATCACAATTTGAATGCAactgcgaatgcgaatgcggatGTAGATGAGTTTGTCGAGAAGGAAACGGAGGCAGacacagaggcagagacagaggcagagacagaggcagagacgtCGGCGCAGGCCTTGGCGCAATTGCTCAAGGCCGACACATTGCTGCCGGCCTTTGGCAGCAGCTTGGATTTGTTGCCGCCGTTCAGTCATCGTCGTGTCTCGCCGCTGCTCAGCGCCGATTTGGACGATGGCGATGAGACGGCGGCCACGGATATGGCACCAACAGGCGATGCTGTTGCCGCTACGcccacaacaacgacaacgacagcgaca acaacaacaccaataacaacagcgacagcaacaacacctgcaacaacaacaacaacagcaacatcagcaacgcaaacaaccaacagcagcagcactgaTGATGGTTATACACCCTTTTGGTGGCTGCCAAATCTTGGACTGCGTCTGGATCGCCAGGTAGATGAGAACGGCGAGGATCgttcattgttgttgcgctTCTTTAGGACATTTCGTGCTGGCAACACGTCAACAACATCAgaaacatcaacaacattgCCGTCGCGTCGCTAA
- the LOC117793983 gene encoding uncharacterized protein LOC117793983, whose protein sequence is MNAAVCVMVTVPTEQEEERLLQLQTKRFRYVYNCTRCRNWEQESPVPSVHSKVLQHCSRALQLPELKENAPLEQVLRLIALQLRLEHVFWSHDVAGEQLQARFDLLQDERYERLLCTLQDWGIGERPGTHVTAINCLETRVKFSSSPAGGAGAGERAGARAGAEAGAGPRTEAGEATASDQPEGQRLGWQSFMDSVRCRLNVNQVVRVVRRDATINFDFVVLLMAAALLSCVGLVEDSFLFLSSSMLISPLMGPIIAAIFGSVIGDRGLRWIGIKNELIGIAISVVTGFIFGGAICLFGLCRFFVLSAGFTEEIVSRCDTHSLAIGLCTALASGAAAAIGVLGGNTGSLVGVAISASLLPPAVNAGLLWAIALCSQLFQVDSQLLQGLSKHQDYSQQLHIELFVCATVSMALTLVNVVCVWLMGVVVLRIKEVAPAVQRDQEFWRHDVRLAREVALNDPELHNAIDRLDTSERRQVDLEAPQYQHTWSPGTARTCLQHESGVGQIEEKDNNNSSSNNYHTVHGFQDFCITLHKLKLPRPSKPALPSFMELFTPPTIPSNATPNVADMETAVAAAADTTILDFSSSSALSNHRSLPDLRLPLKDATPTCKSKLPRCVHWNEERDQRQRQFLLEAKAKTTAMEEADAQAEAETEAEVQFLPRHSGHVLLPLPLPDRRLRLLRSRSKDNSEECEYEHEYNV, encoded by the coding sequence ATGAATGCCGCTGTCTGTGTTATGGTGACAGTGCCGAccgagcaggaggaggagcgtctgttgcagctgcaaacgAAGCGCTTTCGATATGTATACAACTGTACGAGATGCCGCAACTGGGAACAGGAATCACCAGTGCCATCTGTGCACTCCAAAGTGTTGCAACATTGCAGTCGAGCATTGCAGTTGCCAGAGTTGAAGGAGAATGCACCGTTGGAGCAGGTGTTGCGTCTTATTGCGTTGCAGCTGCGACTGGAGCATGTGTTCTGGTCACACGATGTGGCAGGTGAACAGTTGCAAGCACGCTTCGATCTGTTGCAGGATGAGCGGTACGAGAGGTTGCTCTGCACCTTGCAGGATTGGGGCATTGGCGAGCGACCTGGCACCCATGTGACCGCCATCAATTGCCTCGAGACACGCGTCAAGTTCAGCTCCTCGCCGGCAGGTGGCGCAGGCGCAGGGGAAAGAGCAGGAGCAagagcaggagcagaagcaggagcaggaCCACGAACAGAAGCTGGAGAAGCAACTGCATCCGATCAGCCGGAGGGACAGCGATTGGGCTGGCAGAGTTTCATGGACTCGGTGCGTTGTCGCCTCAATGTGAATCAAGTGGTGCGTGTGGTGCGTCGTGATGCCACCATTAACTTTGACTTTGTGGTGCTGCTGATGGCTGCCGCCTTGCTCTCCTGCGTTGGCCTTGTGGAGGACAGCTTCCTCTTCCTGTCGAGCAGCATGCTCATCTCTCCACTCATGGGACCCATCATTGCCGCCATCTTTGGCTCCGTGATCGGTGACCGAGGTCTGCGTTGGATTGGCATTAAGAATGAACTAATTGGCATTGCCATTTCGGTGGTCACGGGCTTCATCTTTGGCGGCGCGATTTGCCTCTTTGGCTTATGTCGATTCTTTGTCCTCTCCGCCGGCTTCACGGAGGAGATCGTCTCCCGCTGCGACACTCACTCATTGGCCATCGGCCTCTGCACCGCCTTGGCGTCGGGGGCAGCGGCGGCAATTGGTGTGCTGGGCGGCAACACGGGCTCgcttgtgggcgtggccatcTCAGCCTCCCTGCTGCCCCCAGCGGTGAATGCCGGCCTGCTCTGGGCAATCGCCTTGTGCTCCCAGCTGTTCCAAGTGGATTCACAGCTGCTGCAGGGTCTATCGAAGCATCAGGATTACTCGCAACAGTTGCACATTGAACTGTTCGTCTGTGCCACGGTCAGCATGGCATTAACCCTCGTCAATGTGGTCTGTGTGTGGCTAATGGGCGTGGTGGTGCTGCGTATTAAGGAGGTGGCACCGGCGGTGCAGCGGGATCAAGAGTTTTGGCGCCACGACGTCCGACTCGCTCGTGAAGTCGCGCTCAATGATCCCGAGTTGCACAATGCCATCGATCGCCTGGACACGAGCGAGCGACGGCAAGTGGATCTCGAGGCGCCACAATATCAGCACACCTGGTCGCCAGGCACAGCTCGTACTTGCTTGCAGCATGAGTCAGGTGTCGGCCAGATCGAGGAgaaggacaacaacaatagcagcagcaacaattatcACACGGTGCATGGCTTTCAGGACTTCTGCATCACGTTGCACAAGCTCAAGTTGCCACGTCCCTCCAAGCCGGCGCTGCCCAGCTTCATGGAGCTCTTCACGCCCCCGACGATCCCGAGCAACGCGACACCAAATGTGGCAGACATGGAaacagcagttgcagctgccgctGACACAACAATCCTGGACTTTTCTTCGAGCAGTGCCCTCAGCAATCATCGCAGCCTGCCCGATCTGCGCCTGCCTCTCAAagatgccacgcccacgtgCAAGTCAAAGTTGCCACGTTGCGTGCATTGGAACGAGGAGCGTgatcagcgtcagcgtcagttCCTGCTGGAGGCGAAGGCGAAGACCACAGCGATGGAGGAAGCGGACGCGCAAGCGgaagcggaaacggaagcaGAGGTGCAGTTCTTGCCACGTCATTCTGGCCACGTGCTGctcccattgccattgccggATCGACGATTGCGTTTGCTGAGGAGTCGGAGCAAGGATAACAGCGAGGAATGCGAATACGAGCATGAGTACAACGTCTAA